The proteins below are encoded in one region of Candidatus Binatia bacterium:
- a CDS encoding glycoside hydrolase family 125 protein — MSKAAAVAAALAVLLASLPASAQTLGVPVASGVRPIQTETLFHELFADFFGESDGTTYVQTGDIPAMWLRDSAAQTIPYVRFSEQYPALHAAFAGVIQRDAKNILTDPYAEAFSADYHVWERKWEIDSLAWPVLLVFVYYASTRDRTIFTPELHSAMRTIVTTLTCEEHHASCSRYVWPDSVPTHDRYNPDTGMIWSAFRPSDDPVTYRFNVPQNAMAVVAMRMLARFARDAFGDDDLAAKATTLAGAVQTGILRYGKTFNPKYGWMYVYETDGYGHENMMDDANVPNLTALPWYGWCATADPVYLDTRRFTLSFDDPYYYTGTYATGLGSPHTPKGWVWPLGIIGAALTATRAQDVAAAIDMLDRSDTLNGLMHESVDPDDPQRFTRPEFGWANAFWADLLFRAVAGYPATPLGRLSTMVPGERQSEIPTITPEWTQLSDRAEIVRTLGRLLSQAPRSW, encoded by the coding sequence GTGTCGAAGGCGGCCGCCGTCGCCGCGGCGCTCGCGGTGCTGCTCGCGAGCCTCCCCGCGTCGGCGCAGACGCTCGGCGTGCCGGTCGCGTCGGGCGTTCGGCCGATTCAGACCGAGACGCTGTTTCACGAGCTCTTCGCCGATTTCTTCGGCGAGAGCGATGGCACGACGTACGTTCAGACCGGCGACATCCCCGCGATGTGGCTGCGCGACTCCGCGGCGCAGACGATTCCCTACGTTCGTTTCTCCGAGCAGTACCCGGCGCTGCACGCGGCCTTCGCCGGCGTCATCCAGCGCGACGCGAAGAACATCCTGACCGATCCGTACGCGGAGGCGTTCAGCGCCGACTACCACGTCTGGGAGCGGAAATGGGAGATCGACTCGCTGGCGTGGCCGGTGCTCCTCGTCTTCGTCTATTACGCGAGCACGAGGGACCGCACGATCTTCACGCCCGAGCTGCACTCCGCGATGCGGACGATCGTGACGACGCTGACCTGCGAGGAGCATCACGCATCGTGCAGCAGGTACGTCTGGCCCGATTCGGTTCCCACGCACGACCGGTACAATCCGGATACCGGCATGATCTGGAGCGCCTTCCGGCCCTCGGACGATCCCGTAACCTATCGCTTCAACGTGCCGCAGAACGCGATGGCGGTCGTCGCGATGCGGATGCTCGCCCGGTTCGCGCGCGACGCGTTCGGCGACGACGACCTCGCGGCGAAGGCGACGACGCTGGCCGGCGCCGTGCAGACGGGCATCTTGCGCTACGGCAAGACGTTCAATCCGAAATACGGCTGGATGTACGTCTACGAAACCGACGGCTACGGTCACGAGAACATGATGGACGACGCGAACGTCCCGAACCTTACGGCGCTGCCGTGGTACGGGTGGTGTGCGACCGCCGATCCCGTCTACCTCGACACTCGGCGTTTTACGCTGAGCTTCGACGATCCATACTACTATACGGGAACCTACGCGACCGGACTCGGAAGCCCGCATACGCCGAAAGGATGGGTCTGGCCGCTCGGCATCATCGGCGCCGCGCTGACCGCGACGCGCGCGCAGGACGTTGCGGCCGCGATCGACATGCTCGATCGCAGCGATACCCTCAACGGCCTCATGCACGAGTCCGTGGATCCCGACGATCCGCAGCGCTTCACCCGTCCGGAGTTCGGGTGGGCGAACGCGTTCTGGGCCGACCTCCTCTTTCGCGCCGTTGCGGGGTACCCGGCGACGCCGCTCGGCCGGCTCAGCACGATGGTTCCCGGCGAGCGCCAGAGCGAAATTCCGACGATTACGCCGGAGTGGACGCAGCTCTCGGACCGCGCCGAAATCGTGCGTACGCTGGGCCGTCTGCTCTCGCAGGCGCCCCGCTCGTGGTAG
- a CDS encoding NHL repeat-containing protein — MSRSLVAAFFALTLAACSASSQAPIPPSAAAADSVAPQAAGSVYVANWYGNAVTVYASGGKPLLRTITNGIEYPDALALDKSGNLYVGNYGRASGSFPSSVSVYAGGSTQPARTIAQGVRGPFALAVAPSGKLYVANNGNDTVTVYAHGSTQVLQTIVKGVKGPEAIAFNGGDIYVANYKSSTVTVYEPGKGGPIRTIVKGVRTPDALAFDDAGNLYVSNHHDNSVSVYAPGTKSPSAMIRKGVRTPLSLVSSAKQLYVLNYKDNSVSIYDETTLALVGTITDGIACPTTMAMGASSLLYVGNACPSSVSVYQSSGGKPLRSVTNGVNGPVSITVAP, encoded by the coding sequence ATGAGCCGATCGTTGGTCGCTGCGTTCTTTGCGTTGACTCTTGCCGCTTGCTCTGCATCGTCGCAAGCTCCGATCCCGCCGAGCGCGGCGGCCGCGGACAGCGTCGCGCCGCAAGCCGCCGGCAGCGTCTACGTCGCGAACTGGTACGGCAACGCCGTGACCGTCTACGCCTCGGGCGGCAAGCCGCTGCTCCGAACGATTACGAACGGCATCGAGTATCCCGATGCGCTCGCGCTCGATAAGTCCGGCAACCTCTACGTCGGCAACTACGGAAGAGCCAGCGGCAGCTTTCCGAGCAGCGTCTCGGTCTATGCGGGCGGCAGCACGCAGCCCGCGCGCACGATCGCGCAGGGCGTGCGCGGGCCGTTCGCGCTGGCGGTCGCGCCGTCGGGGAAGCTCTACGTCGCCAACAACGGTAACGACACGGTCACCGTCTACGCGCACGGATCGACGCAGGTGCTGCAGACGATCGTCAAGGGAGTCAAGGGACCCGAAGCAATCGCCTTCAACGGCGGCGACATCTACGTCGCGAACTATAAGAGCAGCACGGTGACGGTTTACGAGCCCGGCAAGGGTGGCCCGATTCGAACGATCGTCAAAGGCGTTCGGACGCCCGACGCGCTCGCATTTGACGACGCGGGCAATCTTTACGTCTCGAACCATCACGATAATTCCGTCTCGGTCTACGCACCCGGCACGAAGAGTCCGAGCGCGATGATCCGCAAGGGCGTTCGCACGCCGCTGAGCCTCGTTTCGAGCGCGAAGCAGCTCTACGTCTTGAACTATAAGGACAATTCCGTCTCGATCTACGACGAGACGACGCTTGCGCTCGTCGGCACCATCACCGACGGTATCGCGTGCCCGACGACGATGGCGATGGGCGCCTCGAGCCTCCTCTACGTCGGCAATGCCTGCCCCAGCTCCGTCTCGGTTTACCAGTCCTCGGGCGGCAAACCGCTGCGCTCCGTCACCAACGGCGTCAACGGTCCGGTCTCCATCACGGTCGCACCCTAG